From Triticum urartu cultivar G1812 chromosome 2, Tu2.1, whole genome shotgun sequence, a single genomic window includes:
- the LOC125541634 gene encoding uncharacterized protein LOC125541634 has product MLQAGLMMDQLKVVYNNSKAAYDASSALQANLRKSCELGTKFAYLEKKQIKLNLDLELAKKNLKKARDEATAMGDVRSENRQLQARLKNVISLDKMKQDLEQKGLDLATM; this is encoded by the exons ATGCTTCAAGCAGGTCTAATGATGGACCAACTGAAAGTGGTGTATAACAACAGCAAGGCCGCCTATGACGCTAGCTCCGCCCTCCAAGCCAATCTCCGA aaatcttgtgaacTTGGGACCAAATTTGCATATCTGGAGAAGAAGCAAATCAAACTCAACCTCGATCTGGAACTGGCCAAGAAGAATCTGAAGAAAGCCCGGGATGAAGCTACTGCCATGGGAG ATGTGCGTAGTGAAAACCGTCAACTCCAAGCTCGATTGAAGAATGTTATTTCTTTAGACAAAATGAAGCAGGATCTGGAGCAGAAGGGTCTTGACCTTGCAACGATGTAG